The genomic stretch GGCTCGTAATTATGGACAATTTTTGGAATTATTTAATCATCATAATGCTCGGACTTTTAATAGCACACGTGAGATGTTAGAGGCGCTAAGCAATGGCGAGATTGCCATGGCTTATAATATATTAGGCTCATATTCAAACAGTTGGAAAGATCAGCGCGCTAATGTCACCATTACCGCAATGAAAGATTATACGCCGGTGATTATTCGTACCGCTCTTATCAATCGCACCACTCAGAACAAGCAAGACGCAAAACGGTTTATTGATTATTTACTGTCATCATCCGGGCAATGGACAATGGCACAATACACGAATATGCCACCGATACGTTCGGATATAAATAGCGTCAATTCAGCCTCATTTCTACGACAACAATATGCTGAGCAACTCAAGCCTTTGCCTCTGGACGTCCGTTTACTTGTGTTCGCCGATAAAAGTAAACACGAGATCGTCACTACCGAATGGGAAAATGCACTGAAAAATTATGACTGACTGAACGTTTACGACTGTGAGTCAGTCATGAGTCAGTGAATTGACAGGTTCATTTTGTAGCTTGATACCGCCACTTTTCCAGGACTGGAAAAGTGGGTCTAATGGTAAGGAGCTAAAAATGACATTTCCCCAATCTATTCCCTGTATGTTGATCCGCGGTGGTACATCAAAAGGGGCTTATTTTCTCGCCTCTGATCTACCTCAATCCCCTGATGAGAGAGATAAATTACTGATTAAAGTCATGGGATCTGGTGACGCGCAGCAGATTAATGGCATTGGCGGTGGTACTACATTAACGAGTAAAGTGGGTATCATCTCTCGATCTGAATCCAGCGATGCGCAGTTGGATTATTTCTTTGCCCAAGTCGGCGTAGAAGAAAAAGTCGTTGACACCAGACCTTCTTGCGGAAATATCTTATCCGGTGTTATCGCCTTCGCTACGGAAAAAGGCTTGATCGAACTGACAGAAGGCACGACAACCGTACGTGTTAAAAATATTAATACCAATACGATTATTGAAGTGACAGCCGAAACGCCGGATAAACAACTGCAGTTTGAGGGGACGACAGCCATTGATGGTGTGCCCGGTTCTGGGTCTCCGGTGCTGCTTAATTTCTTAGATGTTGGCGGCGCTAAAACGGGTAAACTCTTTCCGACAGGTTCTGTCAAAGAAATAATTCATGGCATTGAGGTCAGTTGCATTGATGCTGCTGTTCCCATGGTTCACATCCCTGCGCAGGCTCTGGGCTTAATTGGCAACGAATCGAAAGCGGAGATCGATAGTAATACCGAGTTACTTAGTAAGATTGAAGCGATTCGCCTTGTAGCAGGTGAAAAAATGGGCTTGGGTGATGTGCGCGGTAGCGTGATACCTAAAGTTGCGATTGTCTCTCCTCCTCATGATACCGGTACAATAACTTCTCGGTATCTTGTTCCTCACAATT from Vibrio ostreae encodes the following:
- a CDS encoding 4-oxalomesaconate tautomerase yields the protein MTFPQSIPCMLIRGGTSKGAYFLASDLPQSPDERDKLLIKVMGSGDAQQINGIGGGTTLTSKVGIISRSESSDAQLDYFFAQVGVEEKVVDTRPSCGNILSGVIAFATEKGLIELTEGTTTVRVKNINTNTIIEVTAETPDKQLQFEGTTAIDGVPGSGSPVLLNFLDVGGAKTGKLFPTGSVKEIIHGIEVSCIDAAVPMVHIPAQALGLIGNESKAEIDSNTELLSKIEAIRLVAGEKMGLGDVRGSVIPKVAIVSPPHDTGTITSRYLVPHNCHASHAVTGAICVGAASLIEGTVTHQYAKASAGSVIIEHPSGKIEVKITVLEGESEPVIAQAALVRTARPLFKGDVYLA